The genomic region GACGTGGTAGTCCGCGAGCCACATCCGCACGTTGTCGAGGACCAGCCGCCGCACCTCCGCGGAGCCCTCGGCGTCGAGGTTGACCAGGTCGCCCCAGGTGTTCGAGCCCTCCTTGAGGTACGGCGCGAACAGCGGCAGGTAGTTGCCCGAGGGTCCGAGGTGGTTGTAGACGACGTCCTGGATCACGCCCAGCCCGGCGGCGTGGCAGCCGTCGACGAAGCGCTGGTAGGCCTCCGGCCCGCCGTACGGCTCGTGCACCGCGAACCAGCCGACCCCGTCGTAGCCCCAGTTGTGGGTGCCGTTGACGGCGTTGACCGGCATCACCTCGACCAGGTCGACGCCGATCGAGCGCAGGTGGTCCAGGCGCTCGAGGGCGGCGTCGAAGGTGCCCTCGGGGGTGAAGGTGCCGACGTGCAGCTCGTAGACGACCGAGCCGGCCAGCTGTCGGCCGGTCCAGCCCGCGTCGGTCCAGGCGAAGGCGCCGGGGTCGAAGGTGCGGGAGCGCCCGTGCACGCCGTCGGGCTGGCGCCGCGACCGCGGGTCGGGCCGCGGGGTCTCGTCGTCGTCGATCAGGTAGCCGTAGTCCAGCCCCTCGGCCGGTACGTCGGGCACGGCGGACGCGGGCGTCCACCACCCGTCCTCGCCGCGCCGCATGTCGACGACCGCGTCGCCGACCGAGAGCCGCAGCCGCGCGGGCCGCGGGGCCCACACGTCGAACGGTCCCCGGGCAGGAGCCTGGGCGGTCATGAGTCCTCCTTCACCAGCAGCGCCACCGGCAGCTGCGCGAGCACGTCGTCGAGCCGGGCCCCGTCGGGGCCCACGGAGAGCCGGGTCCCGGTCACCGCGTCGGTCCAGGTGCCGGCCGGCAGGTCCAGGACCGTCTCGCCCCACCCGCCGCGCTCGGCCAGGCCGACCGGCAGCCGGGTCGCGACAGTGACCGCGCCGCCGCGGTCGAAGGCCAGCACGTGGTCGGCCGCGGGCCCGGCCGCCGCCACTGCGGCGTACGTCGTGAACAGCTCGGGGCGGTCGCGGCGCAGCCGCAGCGCCGCGCTGGTCACCCGGAGCTTGGCGGTCCCGGGGTCGTCGACCCGGTCGGTCGGGGCTGTCCACTCCCCGCTGCGCAGCAGCGCCGAGCGGGCGTCGAAGTCGACGGTGCGCCGGTTGTCGGGGTCGACCAGGCTCTGCTCCCACAGCTCGCTGCCCTGGTAGACGTCCGGCACCCCCGGCAGGGTCAGCGCGACCAGCTTGGCGGCCAGCGCGTTGGACCAGCCCGGCAGCACGACGCGCGCCAGCAGCCCGTCGAGGATCGCGCGCGCCTCCGCGGAGTCGTACGCCGCGTCGACGGCTGCGTGCACGGCCGCCTCGTACTTCGCGTCCGGCTCGGTCCAGGTGGTCCGGTCGCCGGCCTCGCGCATCGCCTTCTCGGCGTACCCGTGCAGGCGCTCGCGCTCGGCCGGCCACGCGCCGAGCACCGCCTGCCACAGCAGCGAGCCGAAGCCCGGGTCGGGCAGCGGCGCCAGCTCCAGGAGCCGGCCCAGCGCGTCGGCCCACACCTCGGGCAGCTCGGCGAGCACGGTGATCCGGGCTCGGACGTCCTCGCCGCGTTTGGTGTCGTGGGTGGACAGCGCGGTCATCGCGTGCGGCCAGTCCCGCTGGCGCTGCGCCATCTCGGCGTGGAAGTCCGGCACGGCCAGCGAGAACACCGACGGGTCGCCGCCGACCTCGTTGAGCGAGGTCAGCCGGGACCAGCGGTAGAACGCGCAGTCCTCCACGCCCTTGGCCATCACCATCCCGCTGGTCTGCTGGAACCGCTGGGTGGCGTCCAGGTCGGGGTCGTGCAGCGCGGGCTCGAGCTGGTCCAGCGTCCCGCCGAGGTCGGGCCGACGGCGGCGGGCCTCGGCGAAGGCGTGCTCGAGGTGCTCGCTTCCCTCCGGCAGGTAGGAGCGGTAGACCGGGAAGCAGGCGAACAGCTCCGCCACGGCGTCCTCGGCCCGGGGGCGGGGAGGCCGGGCAGGTGGGCGCGCAGCTCGCGCACGATCCGGCGCACCTCGGAGTTCAGGATGCCGTCCGCCACCGCGCGCTTGGTGCCGTGCACCAGCTCCGCCCAGTCGACCGGTGCGCCGCGCAGCCGCGCCTCCAGGGCGTCGAGCGGCTCCTGCCCGGCCGGGTCGGTGAGCACCCGGTCGACGTGGGCCAGCGCGTCGTACCCGGTCGTCCCGGCGGTCGCCCAGGACGTCGGCAGGAGCTCGCCGGGCTCGAGGATCTTCTCGACCAGCACGTAGGCGCCGCCGGTGAGCTCGGCGAGGTCGCGCAGGTACTTCCCGGGGTCGCGCAGCCCGTCGGGGTGGTCCACCCGCAGGCCGTCGACGAGCCCCTCGTCGAACCAGCGCCGGATCTCGGCGTGGGTCTCGGCGAAGACCCGGGGGTCCTCGACGCGCACGGCCGCCAGGGTGTTCACCGCGAAGAACCGGCGGTAGTTCAGCCCGCTGTCCGCGACCCGCCAGTGCACCAGCTCGTAGTGCTGGCGGGCGTGCACCTGGTTGGGGTCGTCCCACGCGCCGTCCGGGCTGCTGGAGACCGTGCCGGGCGCCACCGGGAATGCCTGGTCCCAGTAGTGCAGCTCGGGGCCGGTGGGCCCCTCGACCAGGCTCAGGTGCTTGATCGGGCCGTGCGGGCGCGCCTGGTCGTCGTCGCCGACGACCGGGACCCGCAGCCGCTGGTCCCCGGCGTCCCAGTCGATGTCGAAGTAGTCGGCGTGCTCGGCGGCGCGGCCGTGCTTGAGCACGTCCCACCACCAGGGGCCCGCGGCGGGCGTCGCCACCCCGACGTGGTTGGGGACGATGTCGACCAGGACCCCCAGCCCGAGCCGGCGGGCCTCGGCGGACACGGCCGCCAGGCCCGCCGCGCCGCCGCGGCTCTCGTCGATGTGGTCGTGGGCGACCACGTCGTACCCGTGGTTGCTGCCCGGCTCCGCGGCGAGCAGCGGGGACAGGTAGACCCAGTCGGCGCCCAGGTCGTGGAGGTAGGGGAGCAGCTCGGCCGCGGCGAACAGGTCGAAGTCCTCGGTGACCTGGAGCCGGTAGGTGCTGACGGGCACGCGCACGGTCAGGACCTCCGCGAGGCGGCCGCGAGCGAGGCCGCCACCGAGCCGTCCGGCTCCGCCTCGGCCTCCCGGTGCTCGCGCAGCACCAGCACGCTGCGCCGTCCCAGCTCGTAGGTCGACCCGGCCGCCAGGCCGGTCACGCTCTCGCCGTCGCCGCCGGTGTCGACCACGACGTCCCAGGCCTCGGAGTACTCCGCGGGCGGGAGCGTCAGCGTCGCCGGGCCGTCGGCGTTGAAGTAGAGCAGGAAGTGGTCGTCGACGATGGCCTGTCCCCGACCGTCCTTGCCGCGGATGCCGTGCCCGTTGAGGTACATGCCGATGGCCTTCGCGCTCGCGTCCGCGTGCTCGGCGTGCCAGTCGTGGTCCTCCATCGGCCGACCGTCCAGGTGCAGCCAGACGATGTCGTCGAGCCGGTCCCCGTCGCCGCCGTCGGGGACCCGCACGGTGCCGCCGGTGAAGAACCGCTTGCGGCGGAAGGTCGGGTGCTCGCGCCGCAGCCGGGAGACGGCGGCGGTGAATTCCACCAGCGGCAGGTCGGCGTCCTCCCAGTGCACCCAGGACAGCTCGGAGTCCTGGGCGTAGGTGTTGTTGTTGCCGCGCTGGGTGCGGCCCAGCTCGTCGCCGTGCAGGATCATCGGCACGCCCTGGGAGAGCAGCAGCGTGGCGAGGAAGTTGCGCTGGGAGCGGGCCCGCTCGACGAGCACGTCGCGGTCGTCGGTGGGCCCCTCGACGCCGTGGTTCCAGGACCGGTTGTGGCTCTCGCCGTCGTTGTTGTCCTCGCCGTTGGCGTCGTTGTGCTTCTCGTTGTAGGAGACCAGGTCGCTGAGCGTGAACCCGTCGTGGGCGGTCACGAAGTTGATCGAGGCGAACGGACGCCGCCCGGAGTGCTCGTAGAGGTCGGAGGAGCCGGCCAGCCGGCTGGCGAACTCGCCCAGGGAGGGCTCGCCGCGCCAGAAGTCGCGCACGGTGTCGCGGTAGGCGCCGTTCCACTCCGTCCACTGGGGCGGGAAGCCGCCGACCTGGTAGCCGCCGGGGCCGACGTCCCAGGGCTCGGCGATCAGCTTGACCTGGCTGACCACCGGGTCCTGCTGCACGAGCTCGAAGAACGTCGCGAGCCGGTCCACCTCGTAGAACTCGCGGGCCAGCGTCGAGGCGAGGTCGAAGCGGAACCCGTCGACGTGCATCTCGGTGACCCAGTAGCGCAGCGAGTCCATGATCAGCTGCAGCGAGTGCGGGTGCCGGACGTTGAGGCTGTTGCCGGTGCCGGTGTAGTCCATGTAGTAGCGCTGGTCGTCCTCGACCAGCCGGTAGTACGCCTGGTTGTCGATGCCCTTCATGCTCAGCGTCGGGCCCAGGTGGTTGCCCTCGGCGGTGTGGTTGTAGACCACGTCGAGGATCACCTCGATGCCCGCGGCGTGCAGCGCCTTGACCATCGACTTGAACTCCTGGACCTGCTGGCCCAGCTCGCCGGTCGCGGCGTACGCCGCGTGCGGGGCGAAGAAGCCCAGGGTGTTGTAGCCCCAGTAGTTGCGCAGGCCCTTCTCCAGCAGCGTGCTGTCCTGGACGAACTGGTGCACCGGCATCAGCTCGATCGCGGTCACGCCCAGCTTGGTGAGGTGGTCGGTGATCGCGGGGTGCGCCAGCGCCGCGTAGGTGCCGCGGATCTCCTCCGGCACCTCGGGGTGCAGCTGGGTCAGGCCCTTGACGTGCGCCTCGTAGATGACCGTGTCGTTGTACGCGTAGCCCGGAGCGCGGTCACCCTCCCAGTCGAAGAACGGGTTCACGACCACGCCGTGGGT from Nocardioides pantholopis harbors:
- a CDS encoding alpha-amylase family glycosyl hydrolase translates to MRVPVSTYRLQVTEDFDLFAAAELLPYLHDLGADWVYLSPLLAAEPGSNHGYDVVAHDHIDESRGGAAGLAAVSAEARRLGLGVLVDIVPNHVGVATPAAGPWWWDVLKHGRAAEHADYFDIDWDAGDQRLRVPVVGDDDQARPHGPIKHLSLVEGPTGPELHYWDQAFPVAPGTVSSSPDGAWDDPNQVHARQHYELVHWRVADSGLNYRRFFAVNTLAAVRVEDPRVFAETHAEIRRWFDEGLVDGLRVDHPDGLRDPGKYLRDLAELTGGAYVLVEKILEPGELLPTSWATAGTTGYDALAHVDRVLTDPAGQEPLDALEARLRGAPVDWAELVHGTKRAVADGILNSEVRRIVRELRAHLPGLPAPGPRTPWRSCSPASRSTAPTCRREASTSSTPSPRPAAVGPTSAGRWTSSSPRCTTPTWTPPSGSSRPAGW
- the glgX gene encoding glycogen debranching protein GlgX, producing the protein MNDPIHVDAAATEATDPESTAPSGPEVWPGQAYPLGATFDGIGTNFALFSEVAERVELCLFEETPDGSCTETRVELTEVDAFVWHGYLPTIQPGQRYGYRVHGPWDPANGLRCNPNKLLLDPYAKATTGEIDWDQALFSYNFGDEDSRNDADSAQHMTHGVVVNPFFDWEGDRAPGYAYNDTVIYEAHVKGLTQLHPEVPEEIRGTYAALAHPAITDHLTKLGVTAIELMPVHQFVQDSTLLEKGLRNYWGYNTLGFFAPHAAYAATGELGQQVQEFKSMVKALHAAGIEVILDVVYNHTAEGNHLGPTLSMKGIDNQAYYRLVEDDQRYYMDYTGTGNSLNVRHPHSLQLIMDSLRYWVTEMHVDGFRFDLASTLAREFYEVDRLATFFELVQQDPVVSQVKLIAEPWDVGPGGYQVGGFPPQWTEWNGAYRDTVRDFWRGEPSLGEFASRLAGSSDLYEHSGRRPFASINFVTAHDGFTLSDLVSYNEKHNDANGEDNNDGESHNRSWNHGVEGPTDDRDVLVERARSQRNFLATLLLSQGVPMILHGDELGRTQRGNNNTYAQDSELSWVHWEDADLPLVEFTAAVSRLRREHPTFRRKRFFTGGTVRVPDGGDGDRLDDIVWLHLDGRPMEDHDWHAEHADASAKAIGMYLNGHGIRGKDGRGQAIVDDHFLLYFNADGPATLTLPPAEYSEAWDVVVDTGGDGESVTGLAAGSTYELGRRSVLVLREHREAEAEPDGSVAASLAAASRRS